The following nucleotide sequence is from Vibrio fluvialis.
AACGGCGCTGGCTCAACAATTTGGAACATAGGTGGAAGTAATGTTTACAGTTCTACTTGTGATTTACCTGTTGGCAGCGGTTGGTATCATTGGCCTGGTGTTGATTCAACAAGGTAAAGGCGCAGATATGGGAGCCTCTTTCGGTGCTGGTGCTTCAAACACAGTGTTTGGCGCGAGCGGCTCAGGTAACTTCCTAACCCGAATGACTGCAATTTTTGCAACCGTATTTTTTATCATCAGCTTGGTGCTAGGCAATATGTCTACGCATAAGACTGAATCACAATGGGTTGACCCATCGCAAGGTCAGGTGATTCAACAGAAAGCTGCTGAGACAGTGAGTGAAGCTCCAGCTAAATCAAGCGACGAAATTCCTCACTAACTTATCGAAAGCGATAAGTCAGGTTATGCCGAGATGGTGAAATTGGTAGACACACTAGCATGAGGTGCTAGCGCCCTAGGTGTGAGGGTTCGAGTCCCTCTCTCGGCACCATATTTACAAACTTGTAAATCACCTTGTAGAGCGTATAATTGCTTACAAGTCGGACGCGGGGTGGAGCAGCTTGGTAGCTCGTCGGGCTCATAACCCGAAGGTCGTTGGTTCAAATCCGGCCCCCGCAACCATCTAACCTCTAGGGTTACGGATGCAAGTTTGGCAGTGTTAACCTCACTGCAGTTGAGAAGAAATTCTCAATTTATCAGGGTCCAGCAACAAAAAACCCCGACTTTCGGGGTTTTTTGTTATCTGAATTTTTCATCCGAAAATTCAGGTGCTTGCTTGGAATTTAAATTGGGCTCTATGCCCTTTTTTTGTTTCTGGAGTGGTTTAAATGACTGGTTTAGAAAGACAACTTACTGAAATGCTTGACGCTCCAGTTGCTGCATCAGGTTATGAGTTAGTTGGATTAGAATTTGTCCGTGCAGGACAGCACTCAACGCTACGTATCTATATCGATCACGAAAACGGAATTACCGTGGATGACTGTGCAGAAGTAAGTCATCAAGTGAGTGCAGTGTTGGATGTTGAAGATCCAATTACAGTGGCTTACAACCTTGAAGTTTCTTCACCTGGTTTAGAAAGACCACTTTTTAAAGCTGCACACTATGAACAATTTAAAGGTCACGAGGTCAGCATCGTGTTGAAAATGGCTGTGGGTAACCGCCGCAAGTGGAAAGGTGAAATCCTTGGCGCCGACGGTGAAACCATCAATGTCATGGTTGAAGGGCAGGAAGAACATTTCGCTCTCAGCAACATTTCAAAAGCTAACCTGATCCCTAAATTTTAAGTCTTAGAGGCTATAACAATGAGTAAAGAAATTTTAGCGGTTGTTGAGGCGGTTTCTAACGAGAAAGCGGTACCTCGTGAGCGTATTTTTGAAGCGCTGGAAACTGCGCTGGCTACATCAACAAAGAAGAAATATGAAATCGAAATCGATGTTCGTGTTGCTATTGACCGTAAAACCGGTGAGTTCGATACGTTCCGTCGCTGGCTGGTTGTTGATGAAGTAGAAAACCCAACTAAAGAAATCTCTTTAGAAGCGGCGGTTTACGATGATGAATCAGTCAAACTGGGCGACTACATCGAAGATGAAATCGAATCAGTAACGTTTGACCGTATCACGACTCAAACGGCGAAGCAGGTTATCGTACAGAAAGTGCGTGAAGCTGAACGTGCACAAATCGTTGAACAGTTCATCGACAATGAAGGCGAACTGATCACAGGTGTGGTGAAGAAAGTAAACCGTGACACTGTGATTCTGGATCTGGGTAACAACGCAGAAGCGGTCATCCTACGTGAAGACCAACTGCCACGTGAAAACTTCCGCCCAGGCGACCGCGTACGTGGTCTGCTGTACAAAGTGGCGCCAGAAGCGCGTGGTTTCCAACTGTTCGTTACTCGTTCTAAGCCAGAAATGCTGGCAGAACTGTTCCGTGTTGAAGTGCCAGAAATCGGTGAAGAGCTGATTGAACTGAAAGGCGCTGCGCGCGATCCGGGTTCTCGTGCGAAGATCGCTGTGAAAACCAACGACAAACGTATTGACCCTGTGGGTGCGTGTGTTGGTATGCGTGGCGCGCGCGTTCAGGCTGTTTCAGGCGAGCTGGGCGGCGAGCGTATCGATATCGTGCTTTGGGATGATAACCCAGCGCAATTCGTGATTAATGCAATGGCTCCAGCGGATGTAGCGTCGATCATCGTTGATGAAGATGCACACGCCATGGACATCGCTGTTGAAGCAGACAATCTGGCACAGGCAATCGGCCGTAACGGTCAGAACGTACGCCTGGCATCTCAACTGACTGGTTGGGAACTGAACGTTATGACAGTGGCAGATCTGCAGAAGAAACACCAAGAAGAGTCAATGGCTTCTATCGAAAACTTCATGAAGTACCTGGATATCGAACAGGACTTTGCGGAGCTTTTGGTTGAAGAAGGTTTCTCGACTCTGGAAGAAATCGCTTACGTTCCAGTGAATGAGCTACTGGAAGTAGACGGCCTGGATGAAGATCTGGTTGAAGAACTACGTAACCGTGCCAAAGATGCGCTGACTACCATCGCATTGGCACAAGAAGAATCGTTTGACGGCCTGGAGCCTGCAGAAGATCTGCTGGCACTGGAAGGCCTAGAGCGCGAAATGGCGTTCAAACTGGCTGCGAAAGGTGTTGCGACACTGGAAGATCTGGCAGACCAGGGTATCGACGATCTTGAAGGTATTGAAGGCCTAACCGAAGAGCGTGCGGGCGAATTAATTATGGCGGCTCGCAACATTTGTTGGTTCGGCGAAGACGCATAATTTTCAGCAAGGGGAGGAAGCGGCATGACACAACTTACAGTTAAAGCACTGAGTGAAGAAATTGGTACTCCAGTTGACCGCTTATTAGAGCAACTTGCTGATGCTGGTATGAAAAAATCAGGTTCAGACAGCGTAACCGAGGACGAGAAGCAGAAGCTTCTCTCCCATCTGCGCAAAGAACATGGCGAAGCATCAACGGCTGAGCCAACTCGTTTAACACTCCAGCGTAAGACCCGCAGTACACTGAGCGTAAATGCCGGTGGCGGTAAAAGTAAGAATGTTCAGGTTGAAGTGCGCAAAAAACGTACGTATGTTAAGCGCAGTACAATCGAAGATGAAGCGACACGTGAAGCTGAAGAAGCAGCAAACCGTGAAGCGGAAGAACAAGCGAAACGCGAAGCTGAAGAAGCACTGAAACGTGAAGCTGCTGATGCAGCGAAACGTGAAGCGGAAGAAAAAGCAAAACGTGACGCGGAAGAGAAAGCTAAACGCGACGCTGACGATAAAGTGAAGCGTGAAGCTCAAGAAGCAAAACGTGAGCGTTCTGCAGAAGATAAATCGAAGCAAGAAGCAGCGCGAAAAGAGGCCGATGAGCTAAAACGTCGCCAGGAAGAAGAAGCGAAACGTAAGGCGGAAGAGGAAAGTCGCCGTCAGCTTGAAAAAGCGCGTGAATTGGCCGAATTAAACAAAGAGCGTTGGTCTGCTGAAGAAGAGAAAAAGGGTGATATGCAAGAAGATACAGATTACCACGTAACGACTTCACGCTACGCTCGTGAAGCCGAAGATGAAGCAGACCGTCGTGAAGAAGGTTCAAGCCGTCGTTCTACCAAAGCGAACAAGAGAAAAATGTCTTCTCGCGATGATAAACAAGAACGTGATTCTTCTCGTACTCGTGGTGGTAAAGCCGGTCGTAAAGGTCGTATCAGCAAGCCTACGTCAATGCAACATGGTTTCGACAAGAGTGCTGTCGTTGCAAAATCTGATGTAGTGATCGGCGAGACTATCGTCGTGTCTGAACTGGCTCAGAAGATGTCAGTGAAAGCGACTGAAGTCATCAAAGTGATGATGAAACTGGGTGCCATGGCAACCATCAACCAAGTGATTGATCAGGAAACTGCTCAACTGGTTGCGGAAGAAATGGGCCACAAAGTTATCATTCGTAAAGAAAACGAGCTGGAAGAAGCCGTTCTGTCTGACCGTGATGACGAATTTGAGTCTGTGCCACGTGCTCCGGTAGTAACCATCATGGGCCACGTTGACCACGGTAAAACGTCAACACTGGACTACATTCGTCGTACGCACGTTGCGTCAGGCGAAGCGGGTGGTATTACTCAGCACATCGGTGCTTACCACGTTGAAACACCAAACGGTATGATTACCTTCCTGGATACTCCTGGACACGCGGCATTTACTGCAATGCGTGCTCGTGGTGCTCAGGCAACGGATATCGTTGTTCTTGTGGTTGCAGCGGACGATGGCGTAATGCCACAGACAGTTGAAGCGATTCAGCACGCGAAAGCGGCTGGCGTACCTTTGATTGTTGCGGTAAACAAGATCGATAAAGAAGCGGCAAACCCAGACAACGTGAAAAACGAACTGGCTGCCTACGATGTTATGCCTGAGGAGTGGGGCGGTGAGAACATGTTCGTTCACATCTCTGCAAAACAGGGTACCAACATCGATGCACTGCTAGAAGCGATTCTGCTGCAAGCTGAAGTTCTGGAACTGCACGCAGTGAAAGACGGTATGGCTTCTGGTGTGGTTATCGAATCACGTCTGGATAAAGGTCGTGGTCCGGTTGCAACGGTTCTGGTTCAGTCCGGTACTTTGCACAAAGGCGACATCGTACTGTGTGGTCAAGAATATGGCCGTGTACGTGCAATGCGTGACGAACTGGGTAACGAAGTAGAAGAAGCAGGTCCTTCTATCCCTGTAGAAATCCTGGGTCTGTCAGGCGTTCCTGCTGCAGGTGACGAAGCAACTGTTGTTCGTGACGAGCGTAAAGCACGTGAAGTAGCGAACTACCGTCAAGGTAAATTCCGCGAAGTGAAGCTGGCTCGTCAGCAAAAATCGAAACTGGAAAACATGTTCTCGAACATGGCTGCTGGTGACGTTGCTGAACTGAACATCGTTCTGAAAGCGGACGTACAAGGTTCGGTTGAAGCGATCGCTGACTCACTACTGAAACTGTCTACTGAAGAAGTGAAAGTGAACATCGTGGGTTCTGGCGTCGGTGGTATTACTGAGACAGATGCCGTACTGGCAGCTGCATCAAATGCTATCGTAGTCGGCTTTAACGTTCGTGCAGATGCGTCTGCTCGTCGTACTCTTGACGCAGAAAACATCGACCTTCGCTACTACTCGATCATTTACCAATTGATCGACGAAGTGAAACAAGCGATGAGCGGTATGCTGGCTCCAGAATTCAAGCAGGAAATCATTGGTCTTGCTGAAGTTCGTGACGTGTTCAAGTCACCGAAACTGGGTGCAATCGCAGGTTGTATGGTGACTGAAGGTACCATTAAACGTCATAGCCCAATTCGCGTACTGCGTGATAACGTTGTTATCTACGAAGGCGAACTGGAATCTCTGCGTCGCTTTAAAGACGACGTAGCAGAAGTTAAGAATGGTTACGAGTGTGGTATCGGCGTTAAGAACTACAACGACGTTCGCGTAGGCGACCAGATCGAAGTGTTCGAAACCGTTGAGATTCAACGCACCATCGACTAACCAACTAAAATTGCATTATCGGCAAGTTTAGGTTGTTGAATACACCATGGGGGGCTGGGTAAACCATCCCCCCATTCTTTCTATCAGTGAGAAAAGAATATGCCAAAAGAATTTAGCCGTACTCAACGTGTGGCACAGCAATTACAAAAAGAATTAGCGATGATTCTACAACGCGAAGTGCGCGATTCCCGTCTGGGTATGGTGACCATTTCTGACGTTGAAGTGTCTCGCGATCTGGCTTACGCCAAAGTTTTCGTCACTTTCCTGTGCGTAGGTGAGCAAACACCTGAATCGTGCCTGAATGCGCTGCGTGAGCACGAAGTGCACATCCGTATGATGCTGGGTAAACGCATTCGTCTGCGTCTGACGCCGGAAATTCGCTTCCACTACGACAACACCCTGGTGGAAGGTATGCGCATGTCAAACCTGGTGACCGAAGTGGTGAGTCAGGACAAGCGCAAGCAAAAAGATGCGGGTCGTGAGGACGAAGAGTAATGGCGCGTCGTCGTAAAGGCCGTGCGATCAACGGTGTTCTGTTACTGGATAAGTCAACGGGCATTTCGTCGAACGACATTTTACAGAAAGTGAAACGCCTGTTTTTCGCCGAGAAAGCCGGACACACAGGTGCTCTGGATCCTCTGGCAACTGGTATGCTGCCGATTTGTCTCGGTGAAGCGACCAAGTTCTCCCAGTTCCTGCTCGACTCCGACAAACGCTACCGCGTGATTGCCAAGTTAGGTGAGCGCACCGACACCTCAGACTCTGACGGTGAAGTGGTGGAAACACGCCCGGTGCATGTCGAGCGCGAAACATTGCTGGCCAAGATTGAATCATTCCGTGGCGAAACCGATCAGGTGCCATCGATGTTTTCTGCGCTGAAATATCAAGGACGTCCGTTGTACGAATACGCACGCCAAGGTATTGAAGTGCCGCGTGAAGCGCGCAAGATTACAGTGTACGACATTGTCCTGCATCGCTTTGAAGGCGATGAAGTGGAGATGGAAGTGCATTGCTCAAAAGGCACATACATTCGTACTATCGTTGACGATTTAGGCGAAATGCTGGGCTGTGGTGCTCACGTCACGATGCTGCGCCGCACTGGTGTGGCAAAGTACCCGTACGAAAATATGGTCACGCTGGAGCAACTCAACGAAATGGTTGAGCAAGCACAACGCGAAGATCGCTCACCTTACGAGATTTTAGATGCGTTGCTGCTACCAATGGATACCGCAGTGCAGGATTTGCCAGAGGTGAATCTGGTACCTGAACTGGTGCACATGGTACAACACGGTCAAGCGGTGCAAGTCTTTGGCGCGCCAAGTGATTGCTTCGTCCGTTTGACTGGCGGAGAGGAGAAACTCTTCCTGGGCGTGGGTGAAATGAACGACGATGGCAAAATTGCGCCGAAACGTCTGGTGGTTTACCCGAAAGACGCCGAGTAACCGTCTTTTTTGATCTTGTGCGAAGGGGAATAATTCCCTATAATTCGCGCTCCTCGTGTCGGCTGAATCAGAGATTGGCTGGCACAAATATAAACTTAACTCTTTAGGAGAGAATTATGTCTCTGAATGCAGAAACTAAAGCAGCAATCGTTGCTGAATACGCACGTGGCGAAGGCGACACTGGTTCACCAGAAGTACAAGTAGCTCTACTGACTGCTTCTATCAACCACCTACAAGGTCACTTCAAAGCGCACAAAGGCGATCACCACAGCCGTCGTGGTCTGCTACGCATGGTTTCTAGCCGTCGTAAACTTCTTGATTACCTGAAAGGTAAAGACCTGTCTCGTTACCAAGACCTAATCAAACGTCTAGGCCTACGTCGCTAATCAGTGGCTGCATAGTACAGTTTGTTTAAAAAGGGGCTATATGCCCCTTTTTTGTTATCTAAATTTGGCACATCTTTCGCAATGTAGTTTATACTACCCGCCGTCTGACTTGA
It contains:
- the secG gene encoding preprotein translocase subunit SecG, with translation MFTVLLVIYLLAAVGIIGLVLIQQGKGADMGASFGAGASNTVFGASGSGNFLTRMTAIFATVFFIISLVLGNMSTHKTESQWVDPSQGQVIQQKAAETVSEAPAKSSDEIPH
- the rimP gene encoding ribosome maturation factor RimP, with translation MTGLERQLTEMLDAPVAASGYELVGLEFVRAGQHSTLRIYIDHENGITVDDCAEVSHQVSAVLDVEDPITVAYNLEVSSPGLERPLFKAAHYEQFKGHEVSIVLKMAVGNRRKWKGEILGADGETINVMVEGQEEHFALSNISKANLIPKF
- the nusA gene encoding transcription termination factor NusA, which codes for MSKEILAVVEAVSNEKAVPRERIFEALETALATSTKKKYEIEIDVRVAIDRKTGEFDTFRRWLVVDEVENPTKEISLEAAVYDDESVKLGDYIEDEIESVTFDRITTQTAKQVIVQKVREAERAQIVEQFIDNEGELITGVVKKVNRDTVILDLGNNAEAVILREDQLPRENFRPGDRVRGLLYKVAPEARGFQLFVTRSKPEMLAELFRVEVPEIGEELIELKGAARDPGSRAKIAVKTNDKRIDPVGACVGMRGARVQAVSGELGGERIDIVLWDDNPAQFVINAMAPADVASIIVDEDAHAMDIAVEADNLAQAIGRNGQNVRLASQLTGWELNVMTVADLQKKHQEESMASIENFMKYLDIEQDFAELLVEEGFSTLEEIAYVPVNELLEVDGLDEDLVEELRNRAKDALTTIALAQEESFDGLEPAEDLLALEGLEREMAFKLAAKGVATLEDLADQGIDDLEGIEGLTEERAGELIMAARNICWFGEDA
- the infB gene encoding translation initiation factor IF-2: MTQLTVKALSEEIGTPVDRLLEQLADAGMKKSGSDSVTEDEKQKLLSHLRKEHGEASTAEPTRLTLQRKTRSTLSVNAGGGKSKNVQVEVRKKRTYVKRSTIEDEATREAEEAANREAEEQAKREAEEALKREAADAAKREAEEKAKRDAEEKAKRDADDKVKREAQEAKRERSAEDKSKQEAARKEADELKRRQEEEAKRKAEEESRRQLEKARELAELNKERWSAEEEKKGDMQEDTDYHVTTSRYAREAEDEADRREEGSSRRSTKANKRKMSSRDDKQERDSSRTRGGKAGRKGRISKPTSMQHGFDKSAVVAKSDVVIGETIVVSELAQKMSVKATEVIKVMMKLGAMATINQVIDQETAQLVAEEMGHKVIIRKENELEEAVLSDRDDEFESVPRAPVVTIMGHVDHGKTSTLDYIRRTHVASGEAGGITQHIGAYHVETPNGMITFLDTPGHAAFTAMRARGAQATDIVVLVVAADDGVMPQTVEAIQHAKAAGVPLIVAVNKIDKEAANPDNVKNELAAYDVMPEEWGGENMFVHISAKQGTNIDALLEAILLQAEVLELHAVKDGMASGVVIESRLDKGRGPVATVLVQSGTLHKGDIVLCGQEYGRVRAMRDELGNEVEEAGPSIPVEILGLSGVPAAGDEATVVRDERKAREVANYRQGKFREVKLARQQKSKLENMFSNMAAGDVAELNIVLKADVQGSVEAIADSLLKLSTEEVKVNIVGSGVGGITETDAVLAAASNAIVVGFNVRADASARRTLDAENIDLRYYSIIYQLIDEVKQAMSGMLAPEFKQEIIGLAEVRDVFKSPKLGAIAGCMVTEGTIKRHSPIRVLRDNVVIYEGELESLRRFKDDVAEVKNGYECGIGVKNYNDVRVGDQIEVFETVEIQRTID
- the rbfA gene encoding 30S ribosome-binding factor RbfA; translated protein: MPKEFSRTQRVAQQLQKELAMILQREVRDSRLGMVTISDVEVSRDLAYAKVFVTFLCVGEQTPESCLNALREHEVHIRMMLGKRIRLRLTPEIRFHYDNTLVEGMRMSNLVTEVVSQDKRKQKDAGREDEE
- the truB gene encoding tRNA pseudouridine(55) synthase TruB codes for the protein MARRRKGRAINGVLLLDKSTGISSNDILQKVKRLFFAEKAGHTGALDPLATGMLPICLGEATKFSQFLLDSDKRYRVIAKLGERTDTSDSDGEVVETRPVHVERETLLAKIESFRGETDQVPSMFSALKYQGRPLYEYARQGIEVPREARKITVYDIVLHRFEGDEVEMEVHCSKGTYIRTIVDDLGEMLGCGAHVTMLRRTGVAKYPYENMVTLEQLNEMVEQAQREDRSPYEILDALLLPMDTAVQDLPEVNLVPELVHMVQHGQAVQVFGAPSDCFVRLTGGEEKLFLGVGEMNDDGKIAPKRLVVYPKDAE
- the rpsO gene encoding 30S ribosomal protein S15 encodes the protein MSLNAETKAAIVAEYARGEGDTGSPEVQVALLTASINHLQGHFKAHKGDHHSRRGLLRMVSSRRKLLDYLKGKDLSRYQDLIKRLGLRR